In Drosophila ananassae strain 14024-0371.13 chromosome 3R, ASM1763931v2, whole genome shotgun sequence, the DNA window GACAGCTTATTATGTTATTTCAGTTCGATGAAAGGGAAATCTAAAGGATATCCTTGGTTGGGTATTTGTCCTTAGAGAAAGATAATAAAAGCGGAAATTGTGATTAAAATACAACAGAGTCTACTGAGTAGTTTCTTAAAAAAGTTTACACCTTTAACATTGGTTATATAGTATTTAcaatcatttatttatttcgttcttgctatatatatatatgaaaccAATGTACAATATTAAATCTTGTAGTCGCATCGTTATCACTTAATTAGTTGAGTAGGTAAGGGTGCTTTCGTCACCAGGCCGAAATTTGGTTCGTCAACCTGCTgtttaaaatgcaattatgCTTACTGTCTAAAGACGTCGTTCTTTGATTTCTGTACAGGTCTAGGATGTGGATTGGTTGGGGATCAGGATGTGGATCAGGACTACAACTAGCGGTTACCACTAAGCATCTGACTCTTAAGTAAGCTCGGTAAGATTAGGCTTAGGCGAATAAATCTATTTTAATAACTAGGCATAAACACGAGTTTAACAAAGAGTTTCCCGGATCCCTCTTAGACCATCTGTACGGTTGGGTGGGGTTTCTCAATGAGACTGCTCTGGGCCTCCTTGTCCTTTTCCGTGGTTAATCCGAGCGAGGCGTGCTCCGGCTTCAGATAATAGTGCGGTGGTGCTGGCTTCGTGGGGGATAGTTGGTGGGCGTTCTTCTTTTGGCGTTCCCGGAGGAAGTGCAGCCTCACATAGTTGATGGGTATATCGACGCTATCGGCACCTACTCCCTCGCCATCGATGAACACTCCACGAACGAGGATGGAGTTGGAGCACTTGATGGCGGCCAGCAGCAGGAAAGGAATGATGTGTGTTAGCCAGAAACTCATTAGCCTGTCATCTGAAGAAATAAAACAGATTATCACACCTATATGCCTAATTAAGGTAACAATTTGTTCCTACCTGGATAGAGGTACACATCCAACAAGTTCCAAATGCCTCGCCAGGCATTCACGGCGCCAAAGAAGGTCATTAAATAGTAAATGTCGCAAATAATTAGTTTGAGGATGCCGCTTATCCGCCGGCATACATAGCGCATCAGGGGGTGGATGAGGAAGGTCACGAACACCGTCAGGTAACCAATCAACTGGTCGGGGAGAAGGTTATCAAATACAATTCACAATATAAGGATGACGAGGGCACTCACCAGCGAACCCCAGGCAGACTTTGCCCGGTCCCTGGGAAACAGGAGCAGATCAAAGATGCCCCAGACTCCGCGCCAGGCAATCACCACCAGACTTCCAATGACAAAGACCGAAAAGAGGGTGTCCAAAACATACAGGCCAGGTTGATGAAAACCCTACAAGAATTATTCACAAAAAGAGGAGATATAGTAACTAGAATCATTATAATAcactatatatttaatatatcaatatattttatacttaCGGGTATTTTGAACATGGTGTCCACCTCGAAGTAGTCGCTCTTGTGGTCCATGGTTACCGTGTAGGGGGCAGCTCCCAGGTTCCTCAGCGTGCGCGTGGCCACCAGGAAGATGAGAGCAATCGTCGTAACCACAGAAACGATGATCAGGGAGTCCACACTGGTGAGCCAGTCGCAGAGGATCCACGCCCCACGCCACATGTTCACGCACACGATGCCGAATACGGCCGTATAGAGCCGCGACACTATGTAGTAGGTGAGTCGCCGCCTATCCGGATGAATGTAGTCCTTGAAGAAATTCTGCGTTACGGTGAAGATAAAGTGGCCGAGTCCGCCGATGAGGAAACTGGCCATGGCGGAGAGAGGCACACTGCTGGGAAAGAGATACACGCCCATCAGCTCCCAAGTGCCGCGCCAGTAGGCGATCACACAGGGTGCCACCACCATACAGGAGAGCATGATGTCCAGGAACTCGAGCAGCAGTTCGTGGAGATTCCTCCGCGGCGTCTCCGCCTCCAGGCGCTTCTCGCAGGCAGTACCATGTCCGTGTGAATGGTGGTGGGGCAGGTGGCTGGGATGTGAGGCGGTGTGCAGGTGCGGATGGTGGTGGGCTGGATGTTGCAGGAGCTGCTGGTCGGCACCCGCCGGACCATGGCAATGAGATTTCTGCGACCTGGCGCTGGTGCTCACGATGATCGGCGTGGGGCTGGCCGGCGTGCCCTTGTCCGTGgccaacatttttaattattttttggtttggctGATAGTTGGAGGTCCCGGGTCTTTCCGAACTCGGAGCTCAGGGCTAATCTGTTTAATTGCTGCCTAATTGGCGCTACGGATATTGCGCCTGTCTGGATGGGCGGCTGGTGCTCTGGCGGGGACCGCTCCTGCTGGCTGCTCGGCTGATTTTGGAATACCCGTAGTCAGGTAGCGCTATGCATTCCGTAGCCGGAGAGAGCGCACTTACTGGTCCTCTCCTCCGGAACCGTCACCGTCGCTGCATCGCCGCTCCGGTGATAATAATCTGGCACTGATAATTACTTGTCTATCTGGGCACCCCTCTCCGCCGGCAATCTTCTTCCCAAGCCAATCTCTGTCTATCGCTTCTTTGTCTGGCCGCAGTTGCATAATCTGCATCCACTGTCACATCCACTCCGAGGTTGCCATTTGCCCACTCGTCTGAAAAAAGGGGGAATCGCAAAGAAACCTTATGAGTGGCTTATCAGACTCGTAATACCATCCATTAATCTTTACACCGCCTTTAGAGCCTTCAAATAATCATGAAAAAATATAGTCCTAGGGAGCTGATAATTAGTGAATAGTTTTCAGTTTATAGACCTGGCAGCTGTCTACTACAGATCACTTATCACACAACTTGCCCATTCAATCCGACTTTTTCCAGTACTAACCCAGATTTCAAAGGGGATCTTCGTATAACTTGTGCTTGTCTTAGGGCAGGTTTACTTAACAATGGCCTGATAACAGCCTCGACACTTGAAAGCCATCTTTCAATTCTTTAATCTTTGATCTTAAACgtgaaaaagcaaaaaataatacaaggAAATCGGTTGAATGCCTCCAGTTTCCGATTGGGAGGGAttatattttaagaatttataTTATTCGGGTCTTACGTAGaaaagaaatggaaaaatagtttttaaaaacttgtttcggtttttattttatcaatAATTTtaggaaatatatatatagacttATATGAAAATCAGAAACAAGTAAATATATCCTATTCCCTGATTCTAATTTGAAAAAAGAATGACTTAAAATCCTTCTTTAATGAAATAGCTTTTAACTACCTATAACATAATTTACCAAGAATTTAAGAAGCCCTTCCATGTGACTCATTAAAACAGTCACATTGAAACTTGTTTACCAATTCCAGAAACTCAAAAAAAGCCAGCATAATAAAGGATTCCCCACATGATCCCTAAATGGTGGGTATTACAGGGTATTAAGTAATCTAGCCCGTGTGATATGAATTGCCATACCGATGTTTGCCCCAGATTTTATGGAGATCACCTGAGAGAGAGATCAGAGCTCTTTTCCTGATAACTCAACGTCAACGTGACAATTTTTGTGTGCTGAGTGGCCTCTCCGCTCGGCACTTAAGTCCCGAGGGGCTCCGACTTATCTCAAGTGACTTAATAGATCCAATTTAAGATCAACGCCGCAGGTCCAAGAGCTTTGATTAAAAGTAAAATGCCACCGAAACAA includes these proteins:
- the LOC6498322 gene encoding uncharacterized protein LOC6498322; the encoded protein is MLATDKGTPASPTPIIVSTSARSQKSHCHGPAGADQQLLQHPAHHHPHLHTASHPSHLPHHHSHGHGTACEKRLEAETPRRNLHELLLEFLDIMLSCMVVAPCVIAYWRGTWELMGVYLFPSSVPLSAMASFLIGGLGHFIFTVTQNFFKDYIHPDRRRLTYYIVSRLYTAVFGIVCVNMWRGAWILCDWLTSVDSLIIVSVVTTIALIFLVATRTLRNLGAAPYTVTMDHKSDYFEVDTMFKIPGFHQPGLYVLDTLFSVFVIGSLVVIAWRGVWGIFDLLLFPRDRAKSAWGSLLIGYLTVFVTFLIHPLMRYVCRRISGILKLIICDIYYLMTFFGAVNAWRGIWNLLDVYLYPDDRLMSFWLTHIIPFLLLAAIKCSNSILVRGVFIDGEGVGADSVDIPINYVRLHFLRERQKKNAHQLSPTKPAPPHYYLKPEHASLGLTTEKDKEAQSSLIEKPHPTVQMV